One genomic window of Cydia splendana chromosome 16, ilCydSple1.2, whole genome shotgun sequence includes the following:
- the LOC134797914 gene encoding uncharacterized protein LOC134797914 has product MNIVAKKQHRGKSLKLSFSIIYKYATSNEKLSEVFNIDDLAEVRFRFVSSTDTLSTFLSIKKHASAKDTTVKVDVKSEDLGYTQQWVCTEHWVDWQDMGVKPTMTAVDNYLVAFRINITLIEEKCFNAPNIYEDDDFTDFHLSTAEGRVAVHRVHLASHSEVFKTMLGHEWKETAEGNIQVEGVTLQTLKHLKQYIYLGTLPDDGLRQLLLIARYYLIDNLKSACISKLARTATPDNLEDLLEFAIDNKITELALAILQLTPDDVVDGAYQMKKKEPASGQNSGK; this is encoded by the exons ATGAATAT TGTGGCGAAAAAACAGCACCGAGGCAAAAGCTTGAAACTCAGCTTTTCCATAATTTACAAATATGCAACGTCTAATGAAAAGTTAAGCGAGGTCTTCAATATCGATGACTTAGCTGAGGTGCGATTTAGATTCGTATCCTCTACTGATACCCTCAGTACATTTTTGTCCATAAAAAAACATGCTTCAGCTAAGGACACCACTGTCAAAGTTGATGTTAAAAGCGAGGACCTAGGCTACACCCAACAATGGGTGTGCACCGAACACTGGGTCGATTGGCAAGACATGGGTGTAAAGCCAACTATGACTGCGGTTGACAATTACTTGGTCGCATTCCGAATCAATATCACTCTGATTGAAGAGAAATGTTTCAACGCTCCGAACATTTATGAAGATGACGACTTTACTGACTTTCATCTGAGCACAGCCGAAGGCCGTGTGGCAGTGCACAGAGTTCACCTCGCATCTCACAGCGAAGTGTTCAAGACGATGCTCGGCCATGAGTGGAAGGAGACCGCTGAAGGCAATATACAGGTAGAGGGAGTAACGCTGCAGACCCTTAAGCATCTGAAGCAGTATATATACTTGGGCACCCTGCCTGATGATGGGCTGCGTCAACTGCTGCTGATTGCTAGATACTACCTGATTGATAATCTCAAGTCGGCATGCATTTCTAAGCTGGCCAGGACAGCAACGCCTGACAACCTGGAGGACCTTCTGGAGTTTGctattgataacaaaataaCTGAGTTGGCTTTAGCCATTCTGCAGTTGACTCCTGATGATGTTGTAGATGGAGCTTATCAAATGAAGAAAAAGGAGCCAGCAAGTGGACAGAACAgtggaaaataa